From a region of the Sphaerodactylus townsendi isolate TG3544 linkage group LG16, MPM_Stown_v2.3, whole genome shotgun sequence genome:
- the PERM1 gene encoding PGC-1 and ERR-induced regulator in muscle protein 1 produces the protein MENFEYSIQLNNQDWADFYLASEECSLMQPALASAEEQLPSDLEEGEEEEESRVIRVRVGPNPASSTASGPLRGALRGHLLVEAVLPASEDKLDLGSVSRFLCDNCECGAAFPQPSAILGSQLSPVTSEPPGGQSQRPELARECEALFAAEGGEPETRDSLADSDHVLPGVDVAAPKAEFQGQISGRETMEEPVCSVPMSKGASKGRENQTGEHGNKPPGLALQQPAAAISQTPSVDVPLLLSVKSYSVCGNPELDSRVLDGHASSSSFPSAESEDAKHLQVNRKAERPLLQEKPSLFQGLSVPLVETLAHSDPLSESQEERVLGRRSNQGENTADLKDEGQASQSEDLTRCILKEEGHMDQEARVNLQKLPEEHKCPPLRTVTVTRCSGTLDQHGETAALKAETKKGGVEEPCNSLGTAVPFEGGLGSMAQGSQRSNFLEDNIPYRLAVEDSLEGNLTTMTRPQEYDCFPCANTQEHTEKTLDKASEDNLVPDVSQDLPEMYGPEMYEYFFTDVEGARVGNRGREKEMGVEMLSSSDQPLAPPTGSQYSDSIAADDTTCISVPEVYEHFFNNRAQDRKSWKQLFLSMPASEARKAVRALKTLLSKPAHFLRGHRPSPGTLLRRGSHGKLVVFSPRLQEESHPRPADLRMAVMSPERPLQPAVTHRDMCLGFVAFASWAVKTSNLQAPDAWKIVLLANFGTLSAIRYFRRQIAAEGEPGT, from the exons ATGGAAAATTTTGAGTACAGCATCCAACTGAACAACCAAGACTGGGCAGACTTCTACTTGGCCTCTGAAGAATGCAGCTTAATGCAACCGGCATTAGCTTCTGCAGAGGAGCAGCTTCCGAGTGACcttgaggaaggggaggaggaggaggagagcagggTCATCCGGGTGAGAGTGGGCCCGAATCCAGCTTCCAGCACAGCCAGCGGCCCGCTACGTGGAGCCCTTCGTGGGCACCTGCTTGTGGAAGCGGTTCTGCCTGCCAGCGAAGACAAACTGGATCTGGGCTCGGTCAGCAGGTTTCTATGCGACAACTGCGAATGTGGGGCAGCTTTTCCACAGCCTTCTGCAATCCTGGGAAGTCAACTGTCCCCTGTCACTTCGGAGCCACCAGGAGGTCAGTCTCAGCGGCCAGAACTTGCCAGAGAATGTGAAGCTCTATTTGCTGCAGAGGGAGGAGAACCAGAGACAAGAGACAGCCTCGCTGATTCCGATCATGTCCTGCCGGGGGTAGATGTTGCTGCCCCAAAAGCAGAATTCCAAGGACAAATCTCAGGacgggaaacaatggaggaaccTGTTTGCTCTGTGCCAATGAGCAAGGGAGCCTCAAAGGGGAGAGAAAATCAAACAGGAGAACACGGAAATAAGCCCCCTGGCTTGGCACTGCAGCAACCCGCAGCTGCTATCTCCCAGACTCCCTCAGTTGATGTCCCGTTATTATTATCAGTGAAGAGCTACTCAGTTTGCGGGAACCCAGAATTAGACTCGAGGGTTCTGGATGGACATGCATCTTCCTCAAGTTTTCCATCTGCAGAGTCTGAAGATGCTAAGCACCTTCAGGTCAACCGGAAGGCAGAAAGGCCATTGCTCCAGGAAAAACCTTCCCTATTCCAAGGACTTTCAGTGCCACTGGTAGAGACCTTGGCACACTCCGACCCCCTGTCAGAGAGCCAGGAGGAAAGGGTTTTGGGAAGGAGAAGCAACCAGGGAGAGAATACTGCAGATCTCAAAGATGAGGGGCAAGCAAGCCAGAGTGAAGATTTGACCCGATGCATCCTAAAAGAGGAAGGTCACATGGACCAAGAAGCCAGAGTGAATTTGCAAAAGCTCCCAGAAGAACACAAATGTCCACCACTAAGAACTGTAACTGTTACCAGATGTTCTGGAACACTAGATCAGCACGGAGAAACGGCTGCACTGAAGGCAGAGACCAAGAAGGGCGGCGTGGAGGAACCCTGCAACTCTCTGGGCACAGCTGTGCCATTCGAAGGGGGACTTGGAAGTATGGCTCAAGGAAGCCAGAGGTCAAACTTTTTAGAAGATAACATTCCATATCGTCTGGCAGTGGAGGACTCTCTGGAAGGTAACTTGACTACAATGACACGGCCTCAAGAGTATGACTGTTTCCCCTGTGCTAACACCCAAGAGCACACAGAGAAGACGCTGGACAAGGCATCAGAGGATAACCTGGTGCCAGATGTCAGTCAGGACCTGCCCGAAATGTATGGGCCTGAAATGTATGAATATTTCTTCACTGATGTGGAAGGGGCTAGGGTGGGCAACAGGGGCAGGGAGAAAGAAATGGGGGTAGAGATGCTCAGTAGCTCTGACCAACCATTGGCTCCACCTACTGGTTCCCAGTACTCAGACTCTATTGCAGCAGATGACACCACATGCATCTCCGTCCCAGAGGTGTACGAGCACTTCTTCAACAACAGAGCACAAGACAGGAAGAGCTGGAAGCAGCTTTTCTTGAGCATGCCGGCATCAGAGGCTAGGAAGGCAGTGAGAGCTTTGAAAACCCTCCTGAGCAAACCAGCCCACTTTCTCAGAGGTCATCGCCCAAGTCCCGGGACTCTGCTACGGAGAGGATCTCACGGAAAGCTGGTGGTCTTTTCACCGAGGCTACAAGAAGAAAGCCACCCGAGACCAGCAGACCTAAGAATGGCTGTGATGTCACCAG AAAGACCCCTGCAGCCAGCTGtcactcacagggacatgtgccTGGGCTTCGTGGCATTTGCTTCGTGGGCCGTCAAGACCTCCAATCTGCAGGCTCCAGATGCTTGGAAGATTG TCTTGCTGGCAAATTTCGGCACCCTCTCAGCCATCCGCTACTTCAGGCGACAAATTGCGGCAGAAGGGGAGCCCGGCACCTAA